One part of the Quercus lobata isolate SW786 chromosome 7, ValleyOak3.0 Primary Assembly, whole genome shotgun sequence genome encodes these proteins:
- the LOC115952923 gene encoding uncharacterized protein LOC115952923: MAAFIKLLCVFFFLSLVSEGNCQCSLDNVSVVQSKSKLVVQQKPVWNVTINLDCPCTLTDLVLSSNGFQTVLPLDPTVIVQSGNQLQVTANGGTIAPHSNTAFAYAWDTSLSFNPVSGQPNCSG; this comes from the exons ATGGCAGCTTTCATCAAACTTCTTTGTGTATTTTTCTTCCTGAGTCTTGTTAGCGAAG GAAATTGTCAATGCTCCTTGGACAACGTATCAGTTGTTCAATCAAAAAGCAAATTAGTTGTACAACAAAAACCAGTGTGGAATGTGACAATCAATCTTGACTGCCCATGTACTCTCACAGATTTGGTATTAAGCAGCAATGGGTTTCAAACTGTATTACCTCTTGACCCTACCGTCATAGTTCAAAGCGGAAACCAATTACAAGTCACTGCTAATGGTGGTACGATTGCACCACATTCTAACACTGCCTTCGCCTACGCTTGGGACACTTCATTATCATTCAATCCAGTTTCTGGCCAACCAAATTGTTCTGGATAA